The following coding sequences are from one Microtus pennsylvanicus isolate mMicPen1 chromosome 1, mMicPen1.hap1, whole genome shotgun sequence window:
- the Syne4 gene encoding nesprin-4: MALSPALGHGLSSEPLSQPHGAPRELDVAGWTIMPAEETNRSEQAQASLGPPEHVTGELKDTEPASSAPRLPLASSHEHQDGGKRREHAVSGLEVLETEQDSLHLCLLGLSFQLQDLEQGLGSWTLAHSRMVQLQALQAELRGAAERVDALLAFGEGLAERSEPRAWASLERVLRALGTHRDTIFQRLWQLQAQLISYSLVLEKANLLDQDLEVEGDSDGPTPGGIWGPWAPSTYPTPAELEWDPAGDVGGLGPSGKKISRIPGVPCELCGYRGPQDSGQGLEDLLTLGLGHRKHLAAHHRRRLRKPQDQKRQASPSPPDVMLEVDPGVPASASRRPLTLFFLLLFFLLVGATLLLPLSGVPCCSHARLARTPHLVLSYVNGLPPI, encoded by the exons ATGGCCCTGTCCCCAGCTCTTGGCCATGGACTCTCCTCAGAGCCCCTCAGTCAGCCTCACGGTGCTCCTAGGGAGCTGGACGTTGCTGGATGGACCATCATGCCTGCAGAGGAGACAAACAG GTCAGAGCAGGCCCAGGCCTCCTTGGGCCCTCCTGAACACGTCACAGGTGAACTGAAGGACACTGAGCCTGCCAGCAGCGCCCCAAGACTACCCCTGGCCTCTTCCCATGAGCATCAAGATGGGGGCAAACGCCGTGAG CATGCTGTCTCTGGCCTGGAAGTACTAGAAACTGAGCAGGACAGCCTCCATCTTTGTCTGTTGGGATTGAGCTTCCAGCTACAGGACCTGGAACAAGGCCTGGGATCATGGACACTGGCCCACAGCAGGATGGTCCAGCTGCAG GCCCTGCAGGCAGAGCTACGAGGGGCAGCCGAGCGTGTGGATGCATTACTGGCATTTGGTGAGGGGTTGGCAGAGAGGAGTGAGCCCAGGGCCTGGGCATCTCTGGAGCGGGTCCTGAGGGCCCTTGGAACCCACCGAGATACCATCTTCCAACGACTCTGGCAGCTACAGGCCCAGCTGATCAGCTATAGCCTG GTGCTTGAGAAGGCCAACCTCCTGGATCAGGACTTGGAAGTTGAGGGAGACTCAGACGGGCCAACACCTGGTGGAATCTGGGGGCCCTGGGCACCTAGTACCTACCCGACTCCTGCAGAGTTGGAATGGGACCCAGCAGGGGATGTTGGGGGTCTTGGGCCCTCAGGGAAAAAGATATCTCGGATACCAGGAGTTCCCTGTGAGCTGTGTGGCTACAGGGGACCCCAGGACAGCGGACAGGGCCTTGAG GACCTGCTCACGTTGGGGCTCGGCCACCGGAAACATTTAGCAGCTCACCATCGAAGGCGTCTCCGGAAGCCTCAG GACCAGAAGAGACAAGCGTCTCCCAGTCCACCGGATGTGATGCTGGAGGTGGATCCCGG GGTCCCGGCTTCTGCTTCCAGGCGACCCCTGacgctcttctttctccttctcttcttccttctggtGGGTGCCACATTGTTGCTGCCCTTGTCAGGGGTCCCCTGCTGTTCTCATGCCCGACTGGCCAGGACGCCCCACCTGGTGCTCAGCTATGTCAATGGTCTCCCTCCAATCTGA
- the Sdhaf1 gene encoding succinate dehydrogenase assembly factor 1, mitochondrial: MSRPSRLQRQVLSLYRELLRAGRGKPGAEARVRAEFRQHASLPRSDVLRIEYLYRRGRRQLQLLRSGHATAMGTFVRPRGPTEEPGDTATQGTTQNDSDGPKSPCEGAGAQETRSDGR; the protein is encoded by the coding sequence ATGAGCCGGCCCAGCCGGCTGCAGAGGCAAGTTCTGAGCCTGTATCGAGAGCTGCTGCGCGCCGGGCGGGGAAAACCGGGCGCCGAGGCGCGGGTGCGAGCCGAGTTCCGGCAGCACGCCAGCCTTCCGCGCTCCGACGTGCTGCGTATCGAGTATCTGTACCGCCGGGGACGGCGCCAGCTACAGCTGCTGCGTTCCGGCCACGCCACGGCCATGGGTACTTTCGTGCGCCCGCGGGGCCCGACGGAGGAACCCGGCGACACGGCAACCCAAGGGACCACGCAGAACGATAGCGATGGCCCAAAGAGTCCTTGTGAAGGCGCAGGAGCACAGGAGACGCGATCCGATGGACGGTGA